One window of Armatimonadota bacterium genomic DNA carries:
- the smpB gene encoding SsrA-binding protein SmpB, with amino-acid sequence MSGGIKIVGTNRKAYHDYHVEETLEAGIVLMGSEVKSIANGKINLTDAYCRVLDGELWLLHAHVSHYDPAARYGHEERRKRKLLAHRKEIDRLQAKVQQKGFALIPLKIYFKGGKAKVEVGLCRGKREYDKRETIKEKDMKKQLERDLSERR; translated from the coding sequence ATGAGCGGCGGGATCAAGATAGTAGGCACCAACCGAAAAGCCTATCACGATTACCACGTCGAGGAGACTCTCGAAGCTGGCATCGTGTTGATGGGCAGCGAGGTCAAATCGATCGCCAACGGCAAGATCAACTTGACCGACGCCTATTGCCGCGTGTTAGACGGCGAACTTTGGCTGCTCCATGCGCACGTCAGCCACTACGACCCGGCCGCCCGATATGGACACGAGGAACGAAGAAAGCGCAAACTCCTCGCCCATCGAAAAGAGATCGACCGATTACAGGCCAAAGTTCAGCAGAAAGGTTTCGCCCTCATCCCGCTCAAAATCTACTTCAAAGGCGGCAAAGCCAAAGTCGAAGTGGGCCTCTGCCGCGGCAAGCGCGAATACGACAAGCGCGAGACGATCAAAGAAAAGGATATGAAAAAGCAGTTGGAAAGAGATTTAAGCGAGAGACGATAG
- a CDS encoding PEP-CTERM sorting domain-containing protein, translating into MLRKWGARSAIALAAVAAFAVDSLALGPDRPAPRGSYDAVVRVYDGGGFGTGSVIAKGRFGDDWVVCVLTADHNVTGGGNTIAFHNLGDADEFSGQIFQAHRGGPNGQVDLAVLGVRIPNRNLTAAQSAFMNNLNALALLRTGNPVGSTFTMPGYGLTGDLVNDQFGNPSGYLRRANSGEIKRYGNNSFTVRRNVSVPGAGGYFYDSVGWELDGAGFDVPGEMTSYGGDSGAPYLMAFADTVGGLRVFRDGIMGVHTLGNNSGFNGFYPFPTSSSAGVYLNDHYIDWIVDRCHSIPEPASIMALLMGSGLLAALKRRR; encoded by the coding sequence ATGCTTAGAAAATGGGGCGCGCGCTCGGCTATTGCCTTGGCAGCCGTAGCTGCGTTTGCTGTAGATTCTCTCGCACTGGGTCCAGATCGACCAGCGCCTCGCGGCTCTTACGATGCCGTCGTTCGCGTCTATGACGGAGGCGGCTTTGGAACCGGCTCGGTTATTGCTAAGGGGCGTTTTGGCGACGACTGGGTGGTTTGCGTGCTAACCGCCGACCACAACGTTACAGGCGGCGGAAACACCATCGCTTTTCACAACTTAGGCGATGCGGACGAGTTTAGCGGTCAGATTTTTCAGGCCCATCGGGGAGGGCCGAACGGACAAGTGGATTTGGCGGTCTTGGGCGTTCGGATTCCCAACCGTAATTTGACTGCGGCGCAGTCTGCGTTCATGAACAACCTAAACGCTCTGGCGCTTCTGCGGACAGGCAATCCGGTCGGCTCGACGTTCACCATGCCCGGCTATGGCCTGACGGGCGATCTGGTCAACGATCAGTTCGGCAATCCGTCGGGATACCTGCGACGCGCCAATTCGGGCGAGATCAAGCGCTATGGCAATAACTCGTTTACCGTTCGGCGCAACGTCTCTGTACCGGGAGCGGGCGGTTACTTCTATGACTCGGTCGGATGGGAACTCGATGGGGCAGGATTCGACGTGCCCGGAGAGATGACCTCTTATGGCGGCGATTCGGGCGCACCGTACTTAATGGCGTTTGCCGATACGGTCGGCGGATTGCGCGTCTTCCGCGATGGCATAATGGGCGTGCACACGCTGGGCAACAACAGCGGGTTTAACGGCTTTTACCCGTTCCCCACCAGCAGCAGCGCGGGCGTCTATCTGAACGACCACTACATCGACTGGATCGTGGATCGATGCCATTCGATTCCAGAGCCGGCCAGTATCATGGCTTTATTGATGGGCAGCGGCTTGTTGGCGGCTCTCAAGCGCAGACGCTGA